Within Topomyia yanbarensis strain Yona2022 chromosome 2, ASM3024719v1, whole genome shotgun sequence, the genomic segment AACAACAGCAGGAGCGGGAGCTCCAAAACCGTCTGTTAGAACAAGAGCGAGAAATGCTGGGAAAGCGTTTGGCTGATGAAGTAGCTTTTCAAAAAAGACGACAGGCTTTGCGTCAACAGTTTCAGGAGCAAATGGAATCAGTCAAGGAATTTGCAGATGACGATGGAGCTGTAGGTGgtgatgattttgaagaaagaaGTCAGGCGAAAGGGCTTTCGAGCAAAAAGAAAGTTCAGAACTGGTTGTTCGAACAAGGCAGAACACATGGAAAACAAGAGGATACGATGGTCGATCCACGGGGAGCTTATCCCAAAGAATCAAGAGGGCGAGTCATTGAAAGGAAGCCTACGAGCACTCTATCCATAGAGGGAAGAACGGTGGAGGAACGAGAAGAAACCGCCAACCAAGAAACGGAGGATGAAGATGAAAATCATTTCAGCAAAGGGGAGCTTGAGCGTTTCGTGAATCTAATAAAAGGTCTTAGGCAAAATGGGTCGGGGCATGAACCGGTCAGGTCTACGAAAGCTCGCCAGACTGAATGCAAACTTCTGCCTACAGTCGAAGGAGAGCCAGGAAGGTACGAAAGGAAAATTCAGAACTGGTTGTTTGATCACGGCAAATCTCAGGAAAATCAAGAAGATGCAATGGTCGGTACACAGGGAGTCGTTCCCAAAGGATCCAGAAAACAAATCGGTTCGAAGAAGCATACGAGCACTCTATCTAAAATGGGAAGATTGATGGAGGAACTGGAAGAAATCGCGAATCAAGAAACGGAGGAAGTTGAGGAAAATGATAGTGATTTCAGCAGAGAGGAACTAGAACGTGTCGCGAATCTACTAAAAAACCGTAGGCGAAACGGGTCGGGGCACGAACTGGTCGGGCCTACGAATGCACAGCTGGCGGCTCGCCAGGCGGTATCTAAACATCTGCCGATATTCAAAGGAGAGCCAGAAGTCTGGCCAATCTTCATTAGCAGTTTAGAGTACACCACAAAGGCGTGCGGATTCACTAACTTGGACAACTTAAAACGGTTGCAGGATTCTCTACAGGGAGATGCGCTGGAGGCCGTGAGAAGTCGGCTGATTTTTCCGGATTCAGTTCCGGATGTCATAAAAGATTTGAGAGATTTATTCGGTAAGCCTGAGAAGCTCTTGAAAAGTCTGCTTGTGAAGGTACGGAGAGCACAACCACCACGAGTAGACCAGCTAAACTCGTTCATACACTTCGGTATAACGGTTAAACAACTCTGTGATCATTTAGAGGCAGCAAAGATGACTGATCACCTCAACAATCCTATGCTGGTGCAGGAAATCGTAGACAAACTTCCTCCAACCTATAAATTGGAATGGGTTCGCTTCAAGCGGAGCAAAATTGGCACTCCTCTCAGAGTCTTTACGGATTTCATGACCGGTATAGTTTCCGACGTGTCCGAAGTAAGCGAGTTCTCAATCGTGGATTCGGAAGATCCGCCCCGCTTTAGTAAAATGCGACCAAAGAAGGAGTTCATGCATGTACACACCTCCACGTCGAATGGAAGGGAGTTGTCACCGGACAGGAAGTCCAAATTGCTCTGTTGGCTGTGCAGAGGAGCAGAACATAAAATCAGGTTTTGTGAGGAGTTTAAACAGCTCAGTGTTTCGGAACGCTTCAAAGTCGCAGAACGATTCGGTTTGTGCGTTCTATGCTTGAACAACCACGGAAAAAACCGCTGCAACTTCAAGCTTCGCTGTAATGTGACGAATTGTCAAGGCAATCATCATCCGCTTCTCCACCGCGCAAGCAATACAGTGCCGGTGGTAGAAGCTAAATGCAATACTCACTCTCGCTTGAGTCGTTCCGTTATTTTCCGAATGGTGCCCGTGACCATACATGCTGGAAGCACTATGTTGGACGTCCTGGCGTTTCTGGATGAAGGTTCGTCAGTGACTCTAATCGAGGACGATATAGTCACCCAACTGAAAATAAGCGGGGAGGCCGAACCACTGGTTGTAACTTGGACTGGAAACGTGAAACGCTACGAAAATCAATCGAAGAAGGTGAACTTAACGGTGTCCGCGAGAGATGCGGCCGAAAAATTGCCATTGCTCAACGTGCGTACAGTAACGCAGCTTGATTTGCCAAAGCAACGTATAAAGTTCCAGGAAATCGCCGAGCATTATCCTCATCTGCGTGACATACCAGTGAAGGATTACACCCTGGAGGAGTCAAAATTAATGATTGGACTGGATAATGTGCATCTATTTGCTCCCATTGAATCGAGGATAGGGCAACCGGGTGACCCAATTGGCGTGAAGTCGCTGCTAGGCTGGACGGTATATGGACCAGTGAAACAACCATCAATGCAAGATGCGTATATGAATCTGCACGATGTAATACCTGTTACGAATCAGGATTTACATGATATCTTACGAAACCAGTTTGTACTGGAGGAGGCGGGTATTTCGGCTGTAGTACCAGAGTCGGTTGAAGACGAACGAGCTCGAGCTATCTTGAAAGCAACAACGATTCGAGTGGATGGTCGTTTTGAAACAGGGCTGATTTGGCGTGCGGATCAACGACGATTTCCGAACAGTTATCCAATGGCCGAAAGGCGAATGAAGGCGCTAGAAAGAAAACTGGAGAGAGATCCGGAACTACACCGCAGGGTAAACCAGCAAATACAAGACTACGAGACAAAGGGCTACGCACACAAAATTACCGCAAAGGAGCTCTCTGAAACGGATCCAGCGAGTGTCTGGTATCTCCCGCTAAATGTTGTACTGAATCCACGAAAACCGGGAAAATTACGTTTGGTGTGGGATGCGGCTGCGTCGGTAAATGGAGTTTCACTGAATTCCGAATTGTTGAAAGGTCCTGATATGCTGACATGTCTTCCTGGCGTAATTCA encodes:
- the LOC131680601 gene encoding uncharacterized protein LOC131680601 is translated as MEDFSTNNHCMHCQDPDDVDDMVQCDICQMWAHFRCAGVSDDIKDSPWSCAKCCNQLRIPKQSKKTAKRAGARSEGGSVRSAVSALDASLRQLEEEQLLQERALAEDRVLRMKRLEMERVLKEKRLQQEKELLDKEQQQERELQNRLLEQEREMLGKRLADEVAFQKRRQALRQQFQEQMESVKEFADDDGAVGGDDFEERSQAKGLSSKKKVQNWLFEQGRTHGKQEDTMVDPRGAYPKESRGRVIERKPTSTLSIEGRTVEEREETANQETEDEDENHFSKGELERFVNLIKGLRQNGSGHEPVRSTKARQTECKLLPTVEGEPGRYERKIQNWLFDHGKSQENQEDAMVGTQGVVPKGSRKQIGSKKHTSTLSKMGRLMEELEEIANQETEEVEENDSDFSREELERVANLLKNRRRNGSGHELVGPTNAQLAARQAVSKHLPIFKGEPEVWPIFISSLEYTTKACGFTNLDNLKRLQDSLQGDALEAVRSRLIFPDSVPDVIKDLRDLFGKPEKLLKSLLVKVRRAQPPRVDQLNSFIHFGITVKQLCDHLEAAKMTDHLNNPMLVQEIVDKLPPTYKLEWVRFKRSKIGTPLRVFTDFMTGIVSDVSEVSEFSIVDSEDPPRFSKMRPKKEFMHVHTSTSNGRELSPDRKSKLLCWLCRGAEHKIRFCEEFKQLSVSERFKVAERFGLCVLCLNNHGKNRCNFKLRCNVTNCQGNHHPLLHRASNTVPVVEAKCNTHSRLSRSVIFRMVPVTIHAGSTMLDVLAFLDEGSSVTLIEDDIVTQLKISGEAEPLVVTWTGNVKRYENQSKKVNLTVSARDAAEKLPLLNVRTVTQLDLPKQRIKFQEIAEHYPHLRDIPVKDYTLEESKLMIGLDNVHLFAPIESRIGQPGDPIGVKSLLGWTVYGPVKQPSMQDAYMNLHDVIPVTNQDLHDILRNQFVLEEAGISAVVPESVEDERARAILKATTIRVDGRFETGLIWRADQRRFPNSYPMAERRMKALERKLERDPELHRRVNQQIQDYETKGYAHKITAKELSETDPASVWYLPLNVVLNPRKPGKLRLVWDAAASVNGVSLNSELLKGPDMLTCLPGVIQRFRERRFGFGGDIKEMYHQLRIRVKDKQAQRFLYRFDSAQPVQIYVMDVATFGSTCSPCSAQFVKNLNAENFEKQYPDAAAAIIEKHYVDDYFDSVDTVEEAIKRASEVRLIHLQGGFEIRNWVSNSKEFLQAMGEQCCNHSIHFHQDKETEMERVLGIVWDPNRDVLSFSTTPRVDFQSMLFGAERPTKRAVLSCVMAMFDPLGFLSPFTIIGRILVQDLWRTGCGWDELIDDLSFEKWTKWTKMLPEIAKIQVPRSYFGEARSDQYENLQLHVFTDASENAYGCVAYFRIEIDGEVCCALVMSRSKVAPLKQLTIPRLELQAAVLGARLAESIRRNHSLKINQQFIWTDSRNVLSWIKSDQRRYRQYVGFRIGDILSHTSVSDWRWVPTLNNEADRVTKWKRGASLHSNSSWFKGADILFRKEMEWPEQPVIPANINEELKAHLLVHDVTLSCALLDISRISKWRILVRTMACVYRFVSNCRRKIEGRPIETLKATKSQAKYLKKVDWMMERKPLKQEEYEKAEYYLFKAAQSEVYEDELKVLLHNREHPLLL